Genomic DNA from Ruminococcus sp. OA3:
CTCACAGAACAGCTGATATTCCAGTGCGTACAGCTTATCCTCTGCACCGAGGATCATATCTTCCAGTTCTTTCAGCCGTGGTGTGATATACCTCTCGGCGTTGGTCAGGGTCTGTTTTCTCGTATAGTAATCGGGTACCATGTCTTTAAACGAATTGGTGACTTCCAGATAATAGCCGAACACCTTGTTGTATTTGATCTTCAGATTGCGGATACCTGTTTTTTCACGTTCCTCTGCCTCCAGCTGTGCAAGCCATGTCTTCCCCTCCGTTTTTCCCTGACGGTAGTGATCGACATCTTCATGGAAACCGTCCTTGATAATCCCTCCCTCTTTCAGCGCCAGAGGGGGTTCCTCCTGGATGGAGTTTTCCAGCAGTGTATACAGGTCTTCCAGCGCATCCATCTGCTGATATAATTTCGCCAGGAGGGGGCTTTCAAATTCCTTCAGGAGCTGGCGGATATGCGGCAGCATGGAGAGCGAGGATTTAAATGCGATAAGATCACGTGGATTTGCCGACTGATAACTGATCCTGCTGACCAGCCGCTCCATATCGTAAACAGGGTTTAAATATTCCCTTATTTCATCTCTTATTATCGCCTTTTTATTCAATTCCTCCACCGCATCGAGGCGGTCATTGATATCAGCTGCGTCTATCAGCGGCTGTTCGACAAAGCTGCGCAGTAAACGGGCCCCCATCGCTGTTTTTGTCTTATCCAGAACCCACAGGAGAGAACCCCGCTTCTGTTTTTCGCGGAGCGTCTCGACGAGTTCCAGGTTTCGACGGCTGGAGCTGTCGATCATCATATATTTGTCAGCCAGATACGGCGTAATCTCCGTCATATGTGAGAGTGAATTTTTCTGAGTCTCAAACAAATACTGGAACAAAGCACCTGCGGCAATGATTCCGTTTGGATAATCGGCAAGACCGAGGCCGGACAGTGTGATCGTCTGAAAATGATCCATCAGCGTGCGTTTGCACAATTCGTCATCAAAATACCATGCATCCAGAGAATAGATGCAGATACCCAGTCGGCTTTTCAGATCCTCCAGATCAATCCCGCTGACAAAAAATGCATGATTACAGATGATCTCTGCCGGGGCAAACTTGTGGATCTCGTCGATAAGTTTACGCTCTTTATCCACTTCTGTCACGGAGCAGTCGCCGGTCGTGACATCTGCAAGGCAGATGCCATATGTATCCCCAAGATATACAACAGACATGATATAGTTGTTGCGTGTCTCATCGAGGCTTTGGGTATTTAAGTTTGTACCGGGTGTTACGATCCTGACCACTTCCCGCCTGACCAGTCCTTTGGTCAGTTTCGGGTCTTCCGTCTGCTCACAGATTGCTACTTTATAGCCTTTTTCTATCAGCCTGTTAATATATGTCTCTGCGGCATGGTACGGGACCCCGCACATCGGGGCGCGTTCTTCCAGTCCGCAATCTTTTCCGGTCAGTGTTATCTCCAGTTCTTTGGTGACCAGCAGTGCGTCTTCAAAAAACATTTCATAAAAGTCGCCCAGCCTGAAAAACAGAATACAGTCTTTATAGGCTTCTTTCGTCGTCACATACTGCTGCATCATTGGTGAGAGATTTGTCACATTCATTGTTTTTTCCGTCCCATTATTCTTTTGTTATTCGGCTGCCCATGTAATAGAAACCACGGCATTCATCCAGTGAAACATCGATCAGTCTGCCTATATCTTCCGCTGTTCCCGGAAAATGAACCAAAACATTATTTCCCAGCCTGCCGGTCACGAGACTGGCATCGTGGCTGTTCATTTCCTCAGCCAGAACGGTCTGAACTTTTCCGGTGTGACGGGAAGTCATCTCTTCGGAGATTCTCTGAACCTCCCCCAGCAGCCTGTCGAATCGCTCTCTAACAACATGTTCCGGCACCTGATCTTCCATCACCGCAGCAGGAGTGCCTGTCCGTTTGGAATATATGAAGGTAAATGCACTGTCATAGCGCACCCTGCGCACAACATCCAGCGTCTCCTCGAAATCCTCTTCCGTCTCTCCCGGGAAACCGACGATGATATCGGTGGTCAGAGAAATATCCGGTACTGCAGCGCGGATCTTATCGACAAGGTTCAGGTACTGTTCCTTTGTATAACGGCGATTCATCTCTTTTAAGACACGTGAACTACCTGACTGCAGCGGGAGGTGAAGGTGTGGGCAGATTTTGCTGCTCTCTGCCATAACCCGGATCAGCTCATCCGACAGGTCTTTCGGGTGAGAAGTCATAAAGCGGATCCGTTTCAGCCCGTCTATCTGGTCGATCTGTGTCAAAAGCTGAGCAAACGTCATGGGATGTTCCAGATTTTTTCCGTAAGAGTTTACATTCTGTCCAAGAAGCATCACTTCCACAACACCGTCTGACACCAGGCGTTCAATCTCCCTGATGATATCCTTCGGATTACGGCTGCGCTCTCTCCCTCTTACGTATGGAACAATACAGTAACTGCAGAAATTATTGCATCCAAACATGATGTTGACCCCTGATTTGAAGGGATACTTCCGGTCAACCGGGAGGTCTTCCACAATTTTGTCTGTATCTTCCCAGATATCGATCACCATCCGTTCAGACTCCAGACGGTTTACCAGCAGCTCGGCAAATTTATAGATGTTATGCGTCCCGAAAATCAGGTCCACAAAGCGGTAACTCTTTTTGATTTTTTCGACGACCTGCGCTTCCTGCATCATACAGCCGCAGAGACCGATCATCATATGCGGATTCTTCTTTTTCAGGCTGTTCAGATAACCTAACCGGCCATAGACACGCTGGTTCGCATTTTCCCTGACGGTGCAGGTATTGTACACAACAAAATCCGCATGATTCTCATCGCTTTTCTCATAACCGACCGCCTCAAGAATGCCTTCCAGTTTTTCAGAATCCCTGGCATTCATCTGGCACCCGAAGGTATTGACACAGAACGTAAGAGGCCTGTTTAAAAGCTGCGCGCGATCTCTTACGTACTCTTTTGCTTTTTCAATATAATAATACTGACGCTGTGGTTCCATGGACGGAACTGCGCCGTATGTTATTTCTGTCGTTTTGTTTTCCATCCTTTATCCTCTATCGATATTCAAGATTTCCGTAACAATTGCAATTATAACAACTCTGTCCGCATGTTTTCAAGTGAATTCTAAAGATAGAAAAAAATTGCACGGACTTCCACTGTTATATATATGTGTAAAAACGGATGTTTATGCCAGGGCAACAAAAGAAGATGCTGCAGACCTGTTAAAATCCGCAACATCCTGATGTTATCATATTACGGACGGATCTGTCCGCTTCCATAGATAATATATTTAGTCGTTGTAAGTGCCGTAAGTCCCATCGGGCCTCTGGCATGCAGCTTCTGTGTACTGATACCGATCTCGGCACCAAAACCAAATTCAAATCCATCTGTATAGCGTGTAGATGCATTGACATAGACTGCCGCTGCATCCACTTCATCCAGAAACTTCTGGGCGTTCTGATAACTGGACGTTATGATCGCTTCGGAATGTTTGGTGTTATATCTGTTGATATGTGTGATCGCTTCTTCTACTGATGATACAGTCTTGATGGAAATGATATAATCCAGATACTCTTTCCCCCAGTCTTCATCCGATGCTTTTTTCGCATCCGGAACAAGCGCACAGACCTCATCATCCCCGCGCATCTCCACGTGATTTTCTTTCAGGCGCCCGGCAAGCACCGGAAGCAGGGCATCCTTGACATTTTCATGAACCAGAAGAGATTCGCAGGCATTGCAGACGCCGACCCGCTGGGTTTTGGCATTCAGGATGATATCGACGGCCATTGTAAGGTCGGCGCTTTCATCCACGTAAATATGACAGTTTCCGGTCCCCGTCTCAATCACCGGGATCGTGCTGTTGTTTACGACCGCCTGAATCAGCCCGGCACCGCCGCGCGGGATCAGCACGTCGATATAGCGGTTCATCTTCATGAAAGCCGTCGTCGTATCACGCGACGTATCCTCTATTAGCTGGATCACATTTTCATCAATGGCGTGCTGCTTCAAGGTTGTCCGAATACAGTCCACGATGGCTTTGTTGGAATGGAGCGCGTCACTTCCGCCTTTTAAAACCACAACATTACCGGTCTTAAAACAAAGGCCAAAGGCGTCTGCAGTCACATTCGGGCGCGCTTCATAGATAATTCCGACAACTCCGAGCGGCACCCGTTTCTGTCCGATCATCAGTCCGTTTGGACGCTTTTTCATCTGCAGGACTTCCCCGATCGGATCATCCAGCTGTATAAGCTGACAGATACCTTCCGCCATTCCCCTGATCCTGTCTTCGGTCAGTGCCAGGCGGTCCAGAAGTCCGACAGACATGCCGGCTTTTTTGCCGTTCTCCACATCAATGGCATTTGCGGCCAGAATCTTATCGGACCGGGCCACCAGCTCTTCTGCCACCTTTGATAAAAGCTCATTCTTTAAATTTGTCTGCATATTGCGCATAACCGGCTCTGCTGCTTTTGCCTGCATTCCAATTTTCTCTAACATTGAAAACCCTCCTGTCTGTAAATCCTGGTCTGTGTGATAAGAATCTGAGGAAGCACATCCAGCTCTTCCCACGGTACTTCTTCCATGACCTGAAAATCAAAAGCCACGGCGACTGTTTTGTGAAGGCGGTGCGCGCTCAGGTATCTGTCATAAAATCCCTGCCCATATCCGACGCGGTGCCGCATTTTATCAAATGCGACCCCGGGTACGATCATGACGGCATCCTCTGCATGGGATGCACGGCACCCTTCCGGTTCCGGAATCTGAAAATATCCCGGTCTGAGCTGATCAAACGATGTGATCTCATAAAAGGACATATCCCTGCCTTCCACTTTAGGTACAGCCACCCGCTTTCCTGCAGCCCATGCCGCTTCGATCAGTTCTTTTGTATGGACTTCACGGTTAAAATCCATATATGTATACAGCCACCCGCTGCTTTGGTATTCCGGCAGTTGCAGTATTTTTTCACAGATTGTATGGCTGTCGGCTGTCAGCTGCCCGGGGGCTGCCTGTCTTCTGTATTCAAAGACCTGTTTTCTAATGCTTTGTTTTGTCTCCATATTTCTCCCCCAGATTAATGACAGATCCATCCGCTTCCTGAATGTCAATATTGTCGAGCTGAGACCGGAGGTTCATCCTGATGCTCGCGATGTATTCTTTCCGAAGCTTTGACTGTTCCAGCTTTTCCTCGGGAGTCAAACCAACGGACTTCGCCTTCCGCGCCAGTTCATTGATACGTGTGATGTCCATTTCTTTCATTCTTAACTATCTCCTTCATGGTTTATGCTACAGCAGTTTTTCAATATAGTCAATCAGGTAAAACTCCTCTTTGGGGTTTGCCAGAAACAGCGTTCCGCATGGCTTTCCGCTGATGATGCGGTGAATCACATGAAAATCTTCACCATTCGCGATGATCATATCCGCCCCTGCACTCGTAGCGAGATTAGCGGCTGTGAGCTTTGTTGCCATGCCTCCCGTGCCTGCGGTACTTCCGGTCGTGCCTTTTCCCATCTCCATCAGGTGTGAATCGATGGTCTCCACCACATCAATAAAATGTGCCTGTTTATTCCGCCTGGGATCATCCGTGAACAGCCCGTCAATATCTGAGAGGAGAATCAGAAGGTCCGCCCCTATCAGCGAAGCCACGACTGCAGATAATGTATCGTTATCGCCGAATTCAATTTCATAGGTGGAAATGGTATCATTTTCATTGACAATGGGAATCGCACCGAGTTTTAAGAGTTCCTCAAAGGTATTCTTGGCATTTTTACGGTTCAGATTGTTTACCATCGTGTTTTTTGTCATCAGGATCTGGCTGGCTACCTGATTGTATTCTGAAAACAACTTCTGGTAGATCATCATCAGACGGGCCTGTCCGACCGCAGCACATGCCTGCTTTTCTTCCAGCTTCCGGGGTTTTTCCTTAAAGCCCAGCGCAGCCCGGCCAACCATAATCGCCCCTGATGAAACCAGCACTACATCTTTTCCCTGATTGCGGAGGTCGCTGATCTCCCGTACCAGTATCTCAAGTTTGATCAGATCCAGACGTCCCGTCTGAGGATGCGTCAGGGAAGAAGAACCGATCTTGATCACAATACGTTTTTTATCTTTTAGTTTTTCTCGAACATTCAAAATTTCATACCTGCTTCTTTACTGTGAAAGTCCCGCCGGACGGCCATGAATGAGCCATGCTTGCATGAGCGAATTCATGGCCATTTGGCGGGCAAGCCGGTATGAGCGAGTAGCGCAGCAGCGCGGATCGCGAATACCGGCGGCGATTGCGGGAGTCCGAAGGACGGAGCAATCGACTTTCATTTATGGTGATGACGCCGTCAGGCGTCATATCTGTTTACTGTGAAAGTCCCGGACGGAGCAATCGACTCCATTCTACAACAGATCGTCCGCTTTGTCTATATGACTAATACTCCGTATCTGCTGCTGCAGCGGCATCATTTGCCGCTTTATCAGTCGCACTTTGTCCCATCGGAGCGGTGAATCCGTCACGGTCTGTCACTGAGACAAGATCCCGGTAAGTGTCCAGAACGATGCAGACCCAGGTTTTGCCCGTATTCAGTGTAATCTCATTGCCGTTGCTGTCATAGTAATATGTCGGACCCCATGGATCATGCTTTTTCCAGGAAACAGGGATTGCCTTTCCGTTGGTAATGTATATTCCCTCATTTGGTTCATCGACATCAATATTCAGATAACCGTTTTCATCATAGTTCCTCCAGCTGGAATACTGAATCAGAATATTTTTGCAGGCCAGCTGCTGTCCCGTCAGTTCATCTGTCTGGCTTCCCCCGTACTGATACCGGTAGTACAGACCTTCCTCAGGATTGTATTCGAACCATGGTTCGTTGTACTGGTAACCCGGTTTAACGATCTCTGCGTTCCAGTTTCCCGGGAGTTCAATCGAATCTCCGACTTTACAAAAGGTATATGACCCTTCATATCCTTCTGCATATTCCTGGCTGTACCCGCAGATCTCAATTCCTTTCTGGATACCCTCGAAACTGGTATAGGCGTTATGCGGCGCCTTGCGGTCGCTCGTTCTGTAGAACACGGAATCTGTATAGCTGGCGAGACCGCTTAAGTTGTTTACTTCCGGAAGTTCCAGAATCGGCAGTGCATATGCCGACTGCCCGTAATGAACATAAATGGCATTAAAACCTGCGGCATAGAAGATATAGTAGTCCCGGCAGCTTCTCATAGAGCCGATCTTTTCAAGATTGTCATAGTCTTCCATCACTGCCATAAGACGCGTAATGCCGCCTTCCACGGGCGCCTCATATATGACCCCTGCGTTGGAAATGCCGGCCTGTGGTATGGCGGCCTGGATATTATTCATCATGACGGCGACAGGACGTCTTCTGCCGATCGCCTCGTCGACGTACTCACCGGTCAGATAGCTTTTTACTTTTCCTTCCGGAATGATCTCCTCATCCGGTTCCGGAGTCTCCGGTGCGATGATATCATCCTCAGCATCCTCTGGTTCTTCTGTCTGTGCCTCCTCTGTTGGTTCCGGTTCGGGAGCCGGCTCCTCTTTCTTTTTGCATCCGCCCAGCATCATAACAGATACTGTCAGCAGAATTAATACTTTTGCAATATTCCTTTTCATTTTGTCATTCTCCTATCGTGTGATATTTAACTGTTTAAGCACCTGTTCCTGCTTCTGTTCCATGACCGCTGCGTCTTCTGCTTCCATGTGGTCATATCCCAGCAGATGCAGCAGACTGTGCGCGATTAAAAATGCATATTCCCGTTTTGTCCCATGACCGTATTCCTCCGCCTGCAGCAGCATCCTTGGAACACAGATCATAATGTCGCCAAGCATCAGAAGATCAGAATCAGGATTGATATATTCCCCCGCACTCTCTTTGATAATCGTATAATCTGCGGGAGATTCAAAATCTATCACAGGAAAAGACAGCACATCCGTCACACTGTCGATGTTCCGGAACATCCGGTTGGTCTCCCTTATTTCATTTTCTCCTGTCAGCACAATGCTGACTTCAGCATCATACGGGCAGTTCTCCTGCTCCAATACTGTGCACATCACATCCTCCGCTACCTGCCGGCAGGAAAACGGAAATTCACAGTCGATTTCATTTTCAATAAAAACTGTCATCTTATCCCCTTTTACGGCCGGGCTGTTCGTTTGCTGTTCTTTGCAGGCCTGGCCTTTTTCTCATATGCTTCGTATGCCTGTACAATTTTCTGAACCAGAGGGTGACGAACCACATCTTTGCTTGTCAGCTGGCAGAAAGAGATGTCTTCGACCTTCCGGAGCACCTGTACCGCTACATCGAGTCCGGACCGGGTGTCCTTCGGCAGATCTTTCTGTGTATCGTCGCCTGTAATAATAACTTTGGACCCAAAACCAATACGTGTCAGGAACATTTTCATCTGGGCCGGTGTTGTATTCTGTGCCTCGTCAAGTATAATAAACGCATTATCCAGGGTCCTGCCGCGCATATAGGCAAGCGGGGCAACTTCGATCAGGCCTTTCTCCATATTCTTCATAAAGCTCTCTGCTCCCATGATCTGATACAGGGCATCATAGAGCGGCCGCAGATAAGGGTCCACCTTGCTCTGAAGGTCCCCGGGAAGGAAACCCAGCTTTTCGCCGGCCTCTATGGCCGGCCGTGTGAGAATGATACGGTTGACTTCATCATTGCGGAACGCCGTGATCGCCATAGCCATCGCTAGATAAGTCTTTCCGGTGCCGGCCGGCCCGATTCCAAAGACAATCATGTTTTTCCGTATGCTGTCCACATACTGTTTCTGCCCCAATGTTTTGGGTTTCACAGCACGGCCGTTGATGGTATGGCAGATACAGTCTTTATCCATCTCAACGATCGCAGATTCCTTCTCTTCCATCGAAAGAGAAACTGCATAATCCACCTGCTGACCGGTTATCGTATTGCCGCGCTCAGCCAGCGTTACCAGTTGTTCCAGAATACTCCGGGCCTTTTTTACATTGGATGAAGGCCCGATCATTTTCAGCTGTCCGTCCCGCGAAATCATGGTCACATTTAATGTCCGCTCGATCTTCTTAATGTTTTCATCAAACTGACCGAAAATGTTCGTCTCGTGTTCGGCCGGTATCTGCATTACTGCTTCAATCATACTATTCATTCTTCAGATGTCCTTTCCGGTATCACTTCCTGAATCTTCACAGGTGCTGTGGTTGTGATTTTTTCTGTCACCTGGATCTTCCCTTTCGTGATGCATGTTGATTCCGATGTGTCTATTTTAACATTTTTACGGTATATTTCTACCCCTTTTTGTGTTAAATTCTTCAAAAACATGTAGAGATTGGTATTTGCCTTCGCGGCAGCCTCCTCTTTTGTATACTGTTTGACCTCTATCTGATATGGAAGTGTCTGTATCGTGCCGTAGGTAAGCGGCAGAATGAAGTTCTCCGTAAGATACAGCGGATGTGTCGTGGCTACCTGATCGTACCGCTGGTCCTCAGGAGGGGACGGACCGATATCTACGCGGTAATTCATAATCGTAAAAAACCAGGAGTTTCTCTGGTCCTGCGTATAGATCCGCTCCTCATATTCCATTGGAAACTCATCGTAGTAAGAGTAAGAAGTCCTTGCATAAAGGTCAGCATCCGCGCTGGTGTACTCATAGCCGATGGTTTCCTGGGCGTCATTTTTAATCTCCAGCGTTCCGGAGACAAGAATATCTCCTTTTTTAAACTGGTCTCCCACCTTTACAAGCGGAACACCGGAGCGCGTTACAATTGACATGACAGTCCCGCTTTTCTTGGCCACGATATCCTGAGGAGTACTCTCCTGATCTACCGTCTGCTGTTCCTGCTCCTGATTATAGTTTTCTTTCATTTCCAGAAAAAGCCGCGTTCCCTCTATCCGGGCTGAGACCCAGGTGATATTTGGAAATTCACGCCGAAGCATGGAAGCTACCTCGGCACAATTAACAGATTTTTTCAGAATCCCGTGCCGGATGTTTTCCTGTTCCAGATATTTCAGTACTGTCTGTGTGCTGTACGTGATGTTGCCATCGACATGAATATTCCAGATACGCAGGGAAAGCATATAGATCAGAGCGCAGAAACACAGGATTCCAAGAAAAAATGCCTTTCTTTTTCGGCTTTTTTGAAAAAAGAAGGGCAATCCTCGTTTTTTTGAAATTCTGATTTTGATTTTCGTTTTTCTGGATATCGGACGAAGTTTTTTAAAGTCCGAGATGCTCATGCAGGCCATCTGCCCTTCGCCCTGCGGCATCAGTTTCCACAGGATAATATCATTTGCAGAACAGAGGTTTAAAAACCGCTCTTTTTCTTCTCCGTAAAAATTGATATGTACATACCCTTTGGCGTAACGCAGACACTGCTGGATCAAATTCTCACCTCATATCCTATATCCCCCGGAAAGTATACCTCTACCGGTCAAAAAAAACAGCCTGGATAAAACCTGTGATCTTCATTTCATCCCGGCTGTAGTAAGCGATGCACAGATGTTCTCCCTCAATCCTCATTCGTCCCTTTTTCAGCAGGATTCGGATGATATTCTCTTCATATTCCAGAATCCTGCGGTAATTTTCAACCAGTATCTCACTGCTCCCGCTCAAGGTCACAAGTGATTCCTGAAGTGCAAGGTCTTTCGGTATCTGCAGCGATCTGACCAGCTCCCGCTGCAGGGAAGGGATTTTTTTCAAGTCTCTAAGAACTCCCGGCGTTTATTATTATATAGTATATGTATGCCTTTCCAGATTATACATCTTCAAGGAAGATCAGACTGAACCAGATTACCATGTTTTCTCCAAGAAAATAATCCATATGATATTTTTCTATGGTATTTGTCAGGACGATTCCGTGACTTTCAATACAGGGATGCATGATCTCCGGGTGAATGCATGCTTTTTTGGGATAAGAACATTTTTCACAGACAGAACAGGAATCTGTGGAAAGCGTGTAACACGAAACTGCATTCAGCCTGAGGAATTTCTCAATTTTCCGGGTGATGTTTTCATGTTCCTGTTTTGACTTTAAAGTACGCTCCAGATCGGAATAATCTACAACCTCAGCGATGGAAGAAAACAGCAGGACTTTTGGATACTTCAGGCAGGTTTCTCTGCATTTTTCGATCGTTCCAACTGCCGGCGGGCAGGACCAGGAACTCCCGTAACGGGAGCATTCTTTTTTACAGATCGTCCGCACTTTGTCCGTAAATTCCAATTCCCGGGTATCCAGAAGGGCATACTGATAAATAGGAAACTGTGTGATATAATCTTCTATAATCTCAAATTTCATGATTTTTATCTCTCCTCGTCTTTCGATATCCTTATTATCCTAAGTTTACGGAAAAAAAGCAATCCCCAAAAATTTTCTTTTTGGGGATTGCAAATAGCCGTTTACTTAGAAATCGATATCTTCGCCATAGAAGCAGGCTTTCAGAAGTTTTTCCATTTCTTCCTGAACCGGAACACGAGGATTGGAACCGGTGCAGGCGTCGCCGATCGCCAGTTCTGCGACAGCCGGAAGTTTTTCCATGAATTCCTTCTCATCGATGATGCCGCCTTCGTATTCTTTGATGGAATCCGGAATATCCAGGGAGGCATTCATCTTTTTAATCTCAGCTACCAGTGCCGCGACTTTTTCATCCGTGCTGTCCCCTCCGAGACCGATGAAGTCTGCGATCTCGGCGTAGCGAACAGCGGCTTCCTGAACCTTCGCGTTGTACTGGATCACCCTCGGAAGGTACATTGCGTTCGCACAGCCGTGCACAATGTGTCCTCCTGTGTAAGCGGCACCCGTCTTGTGAGCCATCGAATGCACGATTCCGAGCAGTGCATTGGAAAACGCCATGCCTGCCAGGCACTGAGCGTTATGCATCCGGTCGCGGGCTTCCATATCACCGTCATAGGAAGCTTTCAGATCATTATGTACCATTTTGATCGCATGGAGGGCGAGAGGATCTGTATAATCGCAATGGAGTGTGGATACATAAGCTTCGATCGCATGCGTCATCGCATCCATGCCGGTATGAGCCGTAAGCTTCGGAGGCATTTTCTCCGCCAGTTCCGGATCAACGATCGCTACATCCGGTGTGATATTAAAGTCAGCCAGCGGATATTTGATACCTTTGCTGTAGTCTGTGATAACGCTGAATGCTGTTACTTCCGTGGCTGTTCCGGATGTTGAAGGAATCGCACAGAATCTGGCTTTCGTACGCAATGTCGGGAAGCTGAACGGTGTGATCAGATCTTCAAATGAGGTTTTCGGATACTCATAAAATGCCCACATTGCTTTGGCAGCATCGATCGGTGAGCCGCCTCCCATGGCTACGATCCAGTCCGGACCAAATTCCTGCATCATCGCGGCACCGCGCATCACCGTATCCACGCTTGGATCCGGCTCGACATTTTCAAAGAGTTCCACTTCCATGCCGGCCGCTCTCAGATATTCAACGGCTCTGTCAAGAAAACCAAAACGTTTCATGGAACCGCCGCCGACTACCAGTACGGCTTTCGATCCCTTCAGGTTTTTCAGTTCCTCCAGCGATCCCTTTCCGTGATAAAGGTCTCTCGGTAATGTAAAACGTCCCATATATTGCCCTCCTGTTCTTTTTTTATGCAAATATTATACTGCATTTTGGAAAATATTGCATTACATTTGCAAGAAAAATTCAATTTTAATATTTAATCTCAATAAACAGGTCTAACCGGATGGCGGAGCACGGTTTTCAGATTCTCAGGTTTCGTCTTTCTCGGATCTCCCAGATAGATCTCATGGTGCAGACGCTTTTCTGAAATATCACACTGATACCCGTGTTCCGAGATGAATGCTTCCAGCTTTTCGATCGTCACCGGTTCCTCGTCATACGGGCCCCTGTGCATGACCTGACAACACAGGCCCTCTGTGAAGGTTTCCAGTCTTACTGCGGAAAAATCAAGATGAGGTTTCTTTTTTAACAGGCTCTCCTTTGCCCATTCAAATACCTCTTCCGTGACAAATTCCGGCTGTCTGATCATGGCAGTCCAGCAGAACCTGTCCTTATCGGTAATGGCACCGCGTCCGTCAAAAGCTGCACCGTCCAGTTTCCAGAGCCCTTCCAGAGGAGGGACCACATACTCGAAATATCCTTCCGGCTGATTGCCGCTTAGTTTGCTCATTTTAATGGTAAATGACAGTCCATACAGGATTTCCACAGCATTCTGGTAGCTCTTTGAAGTATTGGGATTTCCTCTTCCATCCACCATAATAAACGTCATTTCCGGCACGTCAACCACTGCGGGTGTACTTTTGGGTAGATATAAATCCCTGTACACTTTTTTGTAATCCAGCTTCCCGCCTGTCTTCAATGATGTTTCCCCGGTTTTTGCGGATCTCTCTTTCGTGTCTTTCTTCTTCCGCGGTTTCGGATCAGGCAGCTGACTGCAGGTGGCAGCCGCGAGCTGTGCTAAAAATGCACGGTCGTCTAAATTTTCTATCAGGAAATAGGGTTTTGCCCCTTCATAAGGAGGCACCTCGTCAAAATCGCCGCAGATTTCCCGTCCGGCATCTGTGATTTTTATAAAGAACTGATTGTCACAGATGACAGCAAAAAACTTCCCATTACAGTAAAGTCCGTATTCACCAAACATTCTTTTGCTGGTAATGTTTCCTGCATCCCCAAGCTGATCGGTCACGAACTGCACAAATTCAAGATTTGAAGCCATAATTATTTCATCTCCTTTACAGATTTTATACCTCCATGATATCACAGCAAACATGACATCTATATGTCATGATGCCAGGGTCAAAAGGTCAATTTGATTTATATGCGTAGATAAATGTTAACGAACCGGGGCTGATATTGTTTGTTTTTTACTGTAAAAAAGACACGCGGGAAATTATAAAAGATACCGGAGGCTTCCGGTCTTGGCAC
This window encodes:
- the miaB gene encoding tRNA (N6-isopentenyl adenosine(37)-C2)-methylthiotransferase MiaB, with amino-acid sequence MENKTTEITYGAVPSMEPQRQYYYIEKAKEYVRDRAQLLNRPLTFCVNTFGCQMNARDSEKLEGILEAVGYEKSDENHADFVVYNTCTVRENANQRVYGRLGYLNSLKKKNPHMMIGLCGCMMQEAQVVEKIKKSYRFVDLIFGTHNIYKFAELLVNRLESERMVIDIWEDTDKIVEDLPVDRKYPFKSGVNIMFGCNNFCSYCIVPYVRGRERSRNPKDIIREIERLVSDGVVEVMLLGQNVNSYGKNLEHPMTFAQLLTQIDQIDGLKRIRFMTSHPKDLSDELIRVMAESSKICPHLHLPLQSGSSRVLKEMNRRYTKEQYLNLVDKIRAAVPDISLTTDIIVGFPGETEEDFEETLDVVRRVRYDSAFTFIYSKRTGTPAAVMEDQVPEHVVRERFDRLLGEVQRISEEMTSRHTGKVQTVLAEEMNSHDASLVTGRLGNNVLVHFPGTAEDIGRLIDVSLDECRGFYYMGSRITKE
- the mutS gene encoding DNA mismatch repair protein MutS, with amino-acid sequence MNVTNLSPMMQQYVTTKEAYKDCILFFRLGDFYEMFFEDALLVTKELEITLTGKDCGLEERAPMCGVPYHAAETYINRLIEKGYKVAICEQTEDPKLTKGLVRREVVRIVTPGTNLNTQSLDETRNNYIMSVVYLGDTYGICLADVTTGDCSVTEVDKERKLIDEIHKFAPAEIICNHAFFVSGIDLEDLKSRLGICIYSLDAWYFDDELCKRTLMDHFQTITLSGLGLADYPNGIIAAGALFQYLFETQKNSLSHMTEITPYLADKYMMIDSSSRRNLELVETLREKQKRGSLLWVLDKTKTAMGARLLRSFVEQPLIDAADINDRLDAVEELNKKAIIRDEIREYLNPVYDMERLVSRISYQSANPRDLIAFKSSLSMLPHIRQLLKEFESPLLAKLYQQMDALEDLYTLLENSIQEEPPLALKEGGIIKDGFHEDVDHYRQGKTEGKTWLAQLEAEEREKTGIRNLKIKYNKVFGYYLEVTNSFKDMVPDYYTRKQTLTNAERYITPRLKELEDMILGAEDKLYALEYQLFCEVRDTLAKEMTRIQETARAIAYTDVFASMSVVSMHNHYVRPRINTRGIIDIKGGRHPVVEKMITNDMFIPNDTYLDNSASRVSVITGPNMAGKSTYMRQTALIVLMAQTGCFVPADKAKIGIVDRIFTRVGASDDLASGQSTFMVEMTEVATILRNATADSLLILDEIGRGTSTFDGLSIAWAVIEHISNPKLLGAKTLFATHYHELTELEGKLPGVNNYCIAVKEKGDDIVFLRKIIKGGADKSYGIQVAKLAGVPDSVIERARELVEELSNADILAAVKDLTKSTKLKKQPVHYDEVDMEQISLFDTVQNDDIIEELGQLDISNLTPMDALNTIYRLQNKIKNRW
- a CDS encoding glutamate-5-semialdehyde dehydrogenase encodes the protein MLEKIGMQAKAAEPVMRNMQTNLKNELLSKVAEELVARSDKILAANAIDVENGKKAGMSVGLLDRLALTEDRIRGMAEGICQLIQLDDPIGEVLQMKKRPNGLMIGQKRVPLGVVGIIYEARPNVTADAFGLCFKTGNVVVLKGGSDALHSNKAIVDCIRTTLKQHAIDENVIQLIEDTSRDTTTAFMKMNRYIDVLIPRGGAGLIQAVVNNSTIPVIETGTGNCHIYVDESADLTMAVDIILNAKTQRVGVCNACESLLVHENVKDALLPVLAGRLKENHVEMRGDDEVCALVPDAKKASDEDWGKEYLDYIISIKTVSSVEEAITHINRYNTKHSEAIITSSYQNAQKFLDEVDAAAVYVNASTRYTDGFEFGFGAEIGISTQKLHARGPMGLTALTTTKYIIYGSGQIRP
- a CDS encoding 5-formyltetrahydrofolate cyclo-ligase, which codes for METKQSIRKQVFEYRRQAAPGQLTADSHTICEKILQLPEYQSSGWLYTYMDFNREVHTKELIEAAWAAGKRVAVPKVEGRDMSFYEITSFDQLRPGYFQIPEPEGCRASHAEDAVMIVPGVAFDKMRHRVGYGQGFYDRYLSAHRLHKTVAVAFDFQVMEEVPWEELDVLPQILITQTRIYRQEGFQC